TTATGGAGTGGTTTATGTTGGGAGGGGACAATGACTTTTGTGACCTGGTTTAGTGAACTGGTCATCTTGCTTAGTTTGATACCTGGTTGAATGGTTCTCCTTTTCTCAGAGCTGAAGTTGGGAGTAAAGGGTGTTCAGTTATGTTTAATGTCATCCTATAGTGCTGTCATGCTACATCTGAAATTAAAATGCTTGAAGCTTCCTCACCCAGCTTACAATGTAACCTAGCTATCCCTTTTGTAATGCCTCAATGTAAACTGCAGCACTAATGGAATGTTAAAGCTATATTCATAGTGTCTGTATCTCTGTGCACGCATGTGAATGGGGACATGGAAGTATGTAGTTCTTAATTGGTATACTAGTTATTAGTTTGCAAGAGAAATTAGGTTCACCTCTGCGCTACCATTCTACATAAGAGAAGGCACTTGTGCCCTCAGTTCCCTGTGCAAGGTGGGAGGGAACAATCTGAAATATCCATTAAGATATCTAAAAACTTGCTGACCTTATTGTAGGAAGTCCTGCTGTTGCTCTGTACTGGATCTTGACCTCAACCAGTTCTTATTCATAATTTAAAACGTTTCCTCTAATTTCAGATACCATCCTGTTTGCCATCAGCAGTGACTATGTGGCTAGAGCTGGCCTACCACCCAAGGATCGTATGGATAGCTACTACGACAGATCTACTGCTGTAGGGAAGCTAAAAGATGTAACCAAGATTGTGTTTAGCCCTGAAGGGCAGCTCTTTGCTGTCCGTGGCGGGGATCTTTATACTGGGCCCATGCCTCTGTCTGCAAATCTTGATTGGTTCTCTACTGCCAAGAGAGTGGGAAAAGCTGAGTGGGTTCAATTTAAATTTCTATTCTTTGACCCTAATGGGCTTCTGTATGCAGCTACAAAAGATGGGGAGCTCTACAAGGGTCCAGCACCAAGCAATGAAAATGTGTCCTGGCGTTATGGCCAAGCAACCAAGATAGGAAACTCTGCTTGGAATAAACTTGATGCGCTTTTCTTTGACCAAAAAGGCAATCTGTATGCTGTGACCGATGGTGACAAGCTTGTAGTGGGAAGCCCTCCATCCACAACAAATGATAAATGGCTTGACTCCTGCACCACTATTGGAAATGGTGGTTGGCGAATTCTCACCCACTTCATGGAGATCAGCCTTGATGACCTACTGTGGTGTGTGGATTCACGCAATGGCAACACCTATAAAGGGAAAATCCCAACTAAAGATGATACCAACTACTTTGATAAGGCTGAGAATCTAGGTTGGAACTATAATAAGTACCGCTTTCTAGCCTTCACCACTGATAAAACCATCCAGAGTGTTGTAAGCTTTGAATTCCTACCTGCATCAGGCAAAATACTCTCTCAGCAGCCAGAGGTGGTCCAGTCTCAAATCTACAAGAATACAAGCAGCGTTCCCTTAAAGTACTCCTTCTCGTAAGTAGCTACTGAATGTTAGTCTGACACTCTTGCTTACAGAAGGGTTTAATCTGCCATCAGCCCATTTTGGGTTAAAATAGGCAAATACCAGGCTTCTCAAATGCATCACATTCTAGTTTCCAAATCCTCTGTTCACTCTCCAGTTTAATGAATAATTTTCATTGCATCCAaagactgacttttttttctttttaatatctaGTAATATCACTCCAAACTTGTTACTGGAGGTTGAGGGTATAATCCATTTGGTGTAAGCTGTATACTCTACTAGCTGTGGTTTTTAATTCTTCTTCTTAGATTCTCCAAAACCATGACTGAGACAAGCAGCTTTACCCAGGAGCATGGCTTTACAATAGAAGTTGGTGCAGAGGTCAGTTTTACTGCTGGCATCCCCTTTATTGGTGACATGGAGACAAGCATTTCCATCAACACAAGTACCACTCACACCTGGAGCTTCTCAAAGACCAATGAAACCCAGGTATGTATCTGACATGATAGTTGGGTTTTGGATCTGTCTGCATACTGGCCACTGAGAATCCAGTTGTGGCAAATTTTGCAAGCTGATGTGCATTTTAACTTTACCTCTTACCACATGCTCCTTCCATTCTGTGCAGATCCTCTAAATCGTCAGTTCCTGTCTGTCAAATAACGTCTTCCACCTAGACATTATTTCAGAATATCTGACCTTATTGTCTTCAAAATGTTTATGAAGGTCTAATCCCTCAACACAGCCAGTGACTACCTTTTGTTTCTGACTCACTCTAGCAATCAACAGAACTAGTGTTTATGAATGGAAGCTTTCTTTTAAGCACCTGCTATTCAACCCTTCATTCTAACGCATGTCTCTCTCTACAGACCAGCTTCTCAGCCAGCACGGATGTAGAGGTGCCGGGTGGAAAGTCTATACGTATGATGGCTTCTGTCACAAAAGCACAAATGGATGTGCCATACACTGCCAAGATCTGCACCCTGTTTGGCTATGAAACCACCATCCAGGGAACATGGAAAGGGGTCACTCACTACAACCTGATGGTCACTCAGGAAGACTACAGCGGCTGAGGTGGATCACCTGTATACAATCTCCAAATGTAGGCTGGAATGTGATTAAATGAGGGCATCTAATCCACATAGTACATGGTCAATTAATGTATGCTTGATTGTTGGTGCCTTCTGGTGTACAgttaataaaatctaaattaagacTTGGTCTTTTGTGACTTATTCAATTTGAAACAATATCGTAGGCACTGATTCTTTCATTAATTCTACTGTTGGATAATAGAACCACATGTGTGGTGCAGTAAACATATGAGTTACCTCAGCCAtcgtgtgacacacacacacacacacacacacactctcaagtTATGATCTCTGGAGAAAGTGGCTGGGCTTTGTCTTCCTAGTTTTCTTTCCAGACTCCTATTACAGGCCAGGTTTGCAATTCAAGGATTCTGCTTTTGTATGCAGAGCTCATATGTTGCACTCTTCAGTCTGCTAGCTGACTAGTAATACTTCTACAaagagagaagtcctgcgcttaagcagcaaggactacaatacacattagccccaatatatagtaaaaaacaaagaaaaaatgttacctgcgctttctccttaatccctatgtatatttagacaaatggaggtcatttagttgctccaatggccattggagggaatgcccgcctgccaacgtcaaggcagacccccctcccccccccctaagcgggtcctaacactgacccttcagcctgcttcctttagcttctggcaaagatatctctcaTGTGttacctattaagggttaataagtatataggggtgtatataaaaaatacccctttctgtctcattagagatctttgccagaagctcaaggaagcagactAGTAATACTTGCCAACTATCACTAGGTCCATGCACAGGCCTGAAAATATCTTCACGCAATCTGGCTTGATTTGACATAAATTGTAGACTTTAAACTATTCTTCTCTAGCTTGGTGTGAACAACAGTTGGGTTTTGTGGTTTATTGTTTTACAACTTTGAATGTCTTACCATAACAGTTTATATTGTCCAATGCTCTCCCCTTCTCCATACAATGTCTTGCCATGTTTCTAAGTAGGGGATACAGTTGATGGTTTAATCACAATTTGTCTAATGTCCCATGATTCTTCTTGAGATTAAGGCTGCCCTTCCAATATAAGAACCAGTCTCTAAATGTGTAAAATAGTGAGTAGGTGCTTCACTGAAATCATGACAGTTTTGTATATagttaaaatatacaataagtgGTGTAACCAGTACCCTAGTGCTTCCCTTATGCACCAGATATTAGTAATACAATTAAAAGAAACATGTACCAgtgtatacacctccccaatgtgatcacagcaaaaatgagtaatattaccaatataaaaCTTGACTGTAATACAAACAGCGTAGAGCTTGATTGGGATATAgactaaaacaagaaaaaaatagaaaacagtgCGAACTGTATAATGACTGATGGAAAATAAGTGAACatatgactctcactcacatgctccagagccgtatcaggctcaggggtgccaagtACTGGCTAGCGATCCAGGTGATTCAGGTAGATGAGACTCCAAGATtgagtacaaaatatttattgtataaaagtatatgcactactgggcactatggggggggggacagacaatcatgtaatatataacaaaattggagttccacttacccctatttgtatagtagcccagagtgTAAAAATACACCTCAAATAACAAATGTTGGATacaagcagacgcgtttcggctagcagccttcctccagtgcttgtctCCATGTCCTGTTGAGTCTTCTTATAGAAGTCCTATCTGTGCCATTCACCTGGATTCAATTTAGTGCCGGCGtcgtgtcacttccggttttgcgaCTGACGTCACTTCTGGTTTTCGGCCGGCTGGAATACACGCTGAAACGCGGCGTTCAGGATGTAGGTTGCTCTTAACTGTTGTACttgagtccccatagcaacca
Above is a genomic segment from Pelobates fuscus isolate aPelFus1 chromosome 6, aPelFus1.pri, whole genome shotgun sequence containing:
- the LOC134615314 gene encoding tachylectin-2-like isoform X2, whose amino-acid sequence is MDTPDTILFAISSDYVARAGLPPKDRMDSYYDRSTAVGKLKDVTKIVFSPEGQLFAVRGGDLYTGPMPLSANLDWFSTAKRVGKAEWVQFKFLFFDPNGLLYAATKDGELYKGPAPSNENVSWRYGQATKIGNSAWNKLDALFFDQKGNLYAVTDGDKLVVGSPPSTTNDKWLDSCTTIGNGGWRILTHFMEISLDDLLWCVDSRNGNTYKGKIPTKDDTNYFDKAENLGWNYNKYRFLAFTTDKTIQSVVSFEFLPASGKILSQQPEVVQSQIYKNTSSVPLKYSFSFSKTMTETSSFTQEHGFTIEVGAEVSFTAGIPFIGDMETSISINTSTTHTWSFSKTNETQTSFSASTDVEVPGGKSIRMMASVTKAQMDVPYTAKICTLFGYETTIQGTWKGVTHYNLMVTQEDYSG
- the LOC134615314 gene encoding tachylectin-2-like isoform X1, coding for MLGKVDTILFAISSDYVARAGLPPKDRMDSYYDRSTAVGKLKDVTKIVFSPEGQLFAVRGGDLYTGPMPLSANLDWFSTAKRVGKAEWVQFKFLFFDPNGLLYAATKDGELYKGPAPSNENVSWRYGQATKIGNSAWNKLDALFFDQKGNLYAVTDGDKLVVGSPPSTTNDKWLDSCTTIGNGGWRILTHFMEISLDDLLWCVDSRNGNTYKGKIPTKDDTNYFDKAENLGWNYNKYRFLAFTTDKTIQSVVSFEFLPASGKILSQQPEVVQSQIYKNTSSVPLKYSFSFSKTMTETSSFTQEHGFTIEVGAEVSFTAGIPFIGDMETSISINTSTTHTWSFSKTNETQTSFSASTDVEVPGGKSIRMMASVTKAQMDVPYTAKICTLFGYETTIQGTWKGVTHYNLMVTQEDYSG